The genomic interval ATGTAGTAAAATCCGAAAAGCCACATACATTGCTGGTGAATGCTCAGAAATACCCTCCTTATGATGTGCACCCAAAACGTCAGAATGAAAGGGTTTTATAAATGCACTGAAAAGGAGGACCTGTTGCTTATTTTAGTTGATCTGTATAGGAGCAAAAGAGCTAAAGCTGTTCAGTCATAGTGCTCTGAAATGGATAATCAGGCAGTTTGAATGACAGCATCTTAATTCAATGATAGTTTTGTAAAAATTCTCCTATACAGAGAATGTCTTCATAAACTCATACTAAACAGTTTACAAATGTGCGTGTTCTCATCTGTATGCAACAATTCTAGTAATGGAACAAAAAGGTATAAtagcatatattttaatatgcaaCATTTGACATTTATAGATGATTAGCTgactttttaaaactcttttagtcaagtattttataaaacaaaaagaaaaaaaaaaggaaacctaagGTACACACACTTGCCTTAGTAGTTAAGCATTACAACAGAGCCAAAGAGTTATACAGTTCCCCTatcataatgtttttctttttcaaattgttAGTTGTACTTTAGCTTTCTGTAATAGGACAGTGCCAAAACTCTTCCTGACTTTTAACATAATTAAATTGTTAAAATATTCTGTATAGTCAAATAACCCAGTTGCACCAACTGGATATTTTGGATATTTAAAGTCTGCATCTGTGGagctcaacaaaaaaaaaaaaaaagcggataGCTTTataaagatggatttttttccacaaggtgatatttaaaaaaaaaaaaaaaaaaggaaactgacaTTAGAAGGAAACTTTATCGTAAGGAGGTGTTTTCTTAAACTGCCTTGTTGAGTAAATTGCGCTGGATCTTACACCAATTTTCTTTTGATGTAGTCAGGTCCCAGAATGGTTCTAATCTTACTGTGTGCCAAGTGAACGCTCTACTCAGATGTCTCAGATACTGGTCCCTGTGAGGCCCGTGTCAAAATTCACTGAAGCCAAGATTTCAGTctagaatatttgttttttatatgCATGTCTGTACAAAGTAATGCTGTCACATAGAATGCAAATAAAGAGGCAAGTTCTAAGAGTTTACACTAAGcagtgtataaaaaaaaaaaaaaaaaagaaaaaacccaaagtttTAAGTAACTGAAATCTGAAGATACAGTGGTCCcccattttaaaactactttcagGTCCTTGACAAATGTTGCAAAAACATAGAAGTATTTAATGGAACTGAATTTCAAGAAAGTCTCATATATTACGACTTTAACGAGGTCCTCATTCCAGTAAGTAAGAGTTGTATGTGCTATGTGGTTTGTGTAAGTAAAGCAAGCCCATCAGACATTTTCCCTTAATGAAAAGTTAATGGCTTTTGATGGagcaaattaaaaactgaaagcagaaaacaaaataggctgacagtatttttattgtacttttaAAACCCTGTATCTGTAATGAACGGGTATTAATTTTTTGTGGTATACACAGGTGACATGGTTGGTCTAGCATGATGTACACCACTTGTGACTTGAATCATGAAAGAAGGGACAGTTATCATCTGTGCAGATCACCATAAGACGCTTGTAATCTAACGATTTAAAGCACTATCAGAAATTAATTGCTTTGGTTTATATAATTATTATTGTTCCCTGATGTATCTTGATTTTACTTATAAGTATGGTTTTCTAATCATGATTTTTGTATCCTGCATGATGCAATGAAGGCATTtcagtaaatgtttttaaaaatacgtgTGTTTTAAATATTCACCTCATTCttcattttgagatttttctgcttttcttttaaacaattttGCATACACTTGTGTAAGCAGTTTTGTCTTTCTCAGTAATAATTATTCTagccattccttttttttcctcagaaaagagcaacaaaaaataaTACTTCAGGAATGGCAGTGAAATTAGGAGCATAGTCTGTTTATTGCATATACATAACTTACCGATTTTTACAATCCACCCAGTTTGAAAATTGTAAATCAACAGCCCTGGAAACTTTTTGTTTAACTACAAAATAGAAATTGCTGTATCTCACGATTTTCACAGTTTggctaatattttgttttgattgtgACCCTGACGGCAGGCGATAGCAGCGCCCTCCTCATAGGAGCCCATGCAGTTTGTGCCTCCTTCAGGAGGATTTCCGTTGCCatcacacacacgcagaggggTGGGTTTTGCACTGGTGCACATCAAGACGGAGTAACCTACGCAGTTTTGCCATGTACCATGTTAAGCCAAGAGCGGTAGGCTCCATCTCCCACGATCAGCCAGCGAGCCCAGCAAGCTTGCCTGCGGGGCAGTCGGGTGCCTCCTTTACCTTCGAGCATGCCGGGATGGGGCATTTACAAAACACCGGGGCTGTATCCAGCAGCTTCCACCGCTGGTGGGTTGGTAGGTGCGTTGCTGGCCCTTTCACGCAGGGACATGGCTGGCACTTCCATGAGGGAACACCCTTGGCCCTGTGGGCGCTGACTTCTCTTAGcgttatttcctttcttttcggGTGCCCGCCGTGGCCGGTATATAAAAGGTACAGGGGGTCAAGAGCTGTTCGAAGTAAAACCATGTTTTGGCAACCTTGGCCTTTATTTGCATGGACGAGTACTGGCGGGGGAAACGGTAGCTGAGGATCAGTTACTTAGAAGGGCCGGTAGGTGGAGAAATTGTTAAGCGCTAACGCTGCCAGACGGGCGACCGAGGGAGGGAGGAACGGGTCTTGAACGATCCTTTCTGGCCGCGCCTGTAAGAGCCACGTAGTTACATGCAACAAAATGTCTTAGGCCCACGTATCTAGAGAATACCTGAAATACTCGACTTTTTTAGACTGGGTCTTACGAGCCCTTAAACAGAGAGGCCTCTGCCGACGATCACCCCTCGGGAACACATCGCCTCTAAGGCAACAACGCCCATGACGCGTTTGGGGTAAATTTTAGCTTTCCCTCCTCAACACCAGCCCTAACGGCCGCGGGAAGGCGGCaacggccgcggggggcggggcaccccctgccgcgcggccccgcccctccccgggccgccgccaGCAGCGAGCAGCGAGAGCGCACGCGCGCCCCTTCCCGGCGGGCCCACGGTGGGCGGGGGCGCGCATGCGCGTGGCCTGCCTCTCCCCCACTACGGCGGGCGGCGCGTGCGCAGTGAGGCGCGTCCTCCGCCCGCCGCCGTGCGGGGCGTGCGTTGGCGGCCATGACGGCGGCTGCGGGCGCGgtgcgggggctgctgcggggcggcggcggcgttgccgccgcgggctgcctggggcgggggggccgccaCGTCTCAGACCCCTTGCTGCCGCTGCAGGCTGCCCTGGGGCTCGCGGGTAAGGGAAGAGCCGCGGGAGGGCCCCTGCTGGTCTTCCTGAGCTGGCCCTCGGGCGCCGGGGGCGTCAGTCAGTCaggttggggggcgggggaggaatTAGATGTGTCACTGTCTGTCAGTCAGGCAGTCGGTAGGCTTAGGGAGGTCATctccccccccatgccccccctccctccccagccgcCCTTCAGCGCGGTGGCCCGGCCGTTAAAGTCCGTTAGCGGCCGCGTGCCGGGTGCGCGTGGGCTGCCGCGCCCTTTGCCGCCTGAGGGGGAGGAGGCGCGGGGTGCCCGCCGGGACCGCGCGGGCCCGTGTGCGCGCTCGAGGGGCAGCTGCCTTCCCGCAGGGGTGTGTTCACGCCCTCCTGAGCGCCTGCTGCCGCTTTCGGCGGAGCTGGAAAACGGAGGAGGTGGCCCAGTTCGCTTGGCTGTGCGTGAAACGTGCCTAGGGGCGAGGCCGCGCCAGGCCGCTGAAAGGCTCTACCGGCCTCCGCTGTTGAGCAAAGTGCTTCGCCTGCCCAGACACAAGGCTGCTTTCTCGCTCTTCCAGACCCAGTGCTTGTCTAATTTGTGGAGTTTTTCCAGTTCCCTAAACTTGACAAAACTGTTCGCTTTTCTTACTGAGGGGGTGAACCTCCCCTGAGGCTACTGAAAGTAGTAGTGAATAAAAGTGTTTGCTGCTGCTAAGGGTGTGTGTTGTGTGTCTGCATAAAAATCTACTTGCAAcgatttttcttgcttttttttttccattgaagtttAGAGGAAATGATTGTGATGTGATCAGAGCAGCTGATCGTTGAGTGTGCTGTCAGGTGCTCTGAGAGTGGGCTAAGCAGCAGTTCCCATTGGTGTCCTGGTGGCCTTTTTAACCCCGTAGCAACAGTGGTTGCATGAAGCAAAGTGTGGACAATGTAGAGTCTGTTATTTAGaagagctgtgtttgtctgctacTCCTCTTCACAGTCGGTAGGTTATAGAGCTTGAGCTTCCCAAGTTGTTCACAGCGTTTCTGTGGCTTTGGTTAAGGCTTCCACCTGTGCAGTTCTGGCCTCATTTGCGGTGGCTCTTGGTCATAACACAAATTTGCACAGTGTTTCTGGTATGAGAGAGTTCCATAGTATCAGACAAGGCTTCTGGGTCTTCCTGTGGCTGCCTTCTGCTGACCGTCGCTTGCAGTAATCTGCACCCTTCAGAAGTGCTTCCCTGATCTTACTGAGGTCTTTCAGTGAAATCAGGAGAAGAAATTGCTGGGTGGATGTTCAGTTATTAATGTTCTCGACTGATGTAAAGAGAAGTCTGAGAACATGGCTTATGTGAACTGTGCTTTCAGATTGGCTGGCTAGGGCATAGGCTTTAGTTTTTTGCATTATTCAGGTTAGGATTGCTGCCGGCGCGTTGACAGTATCAGTTGTCAAATGTACAAGACTAGTTTGTGGAGTAGCTTAGAAAGCAGTTGCCTTGTAGCTGCAGTTTAAAGCTTGCTCAGTGTCAGAGTTTGAAGGCACCCTCCAGAGCGCTGCAGAATGGAAACCTAAGCCCTGCAGAGGTGGTTAGGGTTTATGGAAGAGAACAATATTACTAATTCTTTCTCTCAAGTGTAGTGCTTTCTGGTGTATCAAATCTGTTGTTGGCGGGTGAAGGAGTGACTGACTTCCTGGCATAGACACAAACAAAAAGCTGTAGTGTGGACACGTCTCAATAAATAGACCTTTACTGTGATATTTATCTCCTTCATAATAATAGCAGCATTGGTAGAGTAAAAAACTGTTCCAATTTTTCAGGAaagatttattgttttaaatcTGTAGATCAAATTTTTAGCTCTTATATTTTAACTGTTAGCATTCAGTGTTTTGTAATATTTAGCATCTTTTCTGTGTGCCCCTTTACTCATGCGTGTGCAAGTTAATACAAAAAGCTTGACTGTAATCTCTCTGATAGTGAGAAAACAGAACCCAAAGCTGCAGAACAGTTAAAAGGTGTAATACTGTCAAGGCCTGTTTTTGCAGAATCTAGCTACTGGTTATGTCCCCGGGGAGCCCTTGTCTTTCATTTTGGGTAGCATGGGCTTTGTACCCCGCTATTGATTTGCAGTATTCAAGAACAAATCCTCTTTTATTCTAAGAATTAAAAGTATCAAAGTCTTATCGGAAGTCTAGACCAAGCTTTCAGTTTAACAAATTATCTTGCGAAGTGGGATAATAGAGGGGATTAATTCTCACTAACACCTCTGTACAAATCACTTACCTTCACCCACAATAGACAGCTAAACTTAGATTAAATGTGATAACAGCCATTGAGATTCAGTGTAGTATTCATTAGTCATTATTGACTTTGATAATCCTTCTTCCTTGTTTGAAACCAGCTCAAATTTTTGATAGTTATTGGTATGAATAACAGAGTCCAACctaatgtttcttttcaaaatatgtctGGTTTGCTGTCTTGAACTAAAACAACATAATTTCATAAGTTCTCGGTACACTGATATGAAACCTTCCCTTTCTTCTAATAATGTGTAGCAGATGACTTTGCCAGAAGTTGAGCCAAACcatcttgcatttttaaaatatttgcaaaatacttAGATTTGCAAAGTGGTATATTTTATTCTAGATAAATGTGGAACAACATGAGCACTGGAATAATTTATCTACCCTAGCACGAATACCCATCAAACCGTGTGATAAGATGTCTGTGTCTGTTCAGGaggtgattaaaaaaatcacacatcTGCGAAGGTCAACTGTGTTTCTTCTTATGGGATGTGTTTAATTACGTTACTCTGTATTTACAGaaattacaagtttttttttttttttttatcttctgtgaTTCATGTCTGGGAAAAAGACTGATGTTAAGGTGGCATATGTTAAATAATTTGATTCAGAGCCTATCaccttatttattttcagtattacaaTAATACTGAGCTTAAGCAGAAATAGCTGTTGATGACATGCCCCCAGAAGTCtagatattatttatttattggttttGGTCAATGCCAATGTTGCTTTACATTCATCAtgttaaaaaaggtaaaattgcAAGCTTCTTTCCCAGttcccaatttattttttaactttccatGTTGGACTTTCTCCTGCACAGATCTTGTGGATCTGGGGTTTTTGTAATTTTGACCTTCAGTTGTAATTTTCCTCCAAATTTTGCCATCTTATGTAATTGTAAACTTCCTTTCGTGCATAATACTTCAGTCCCGAAGTTGTATTTTTTGAATTTCACTCCtggaaaaccaaaaggaaaaataaaaaagttaaacgGATGAAAAAGTATCATTTCATGTGAAAGTAAGTAAATGTTCGAGATGGTATAAAACGTGAGGGAAAAGGAAGTATAGCAGACCTTAGCTTTTGGTTTCTGTCAATCCCTTTGCTAATTACTGAGCAAACTGCTTATGTGGTTGGCATTAAAGGATTTGAGAATGAGTCACAATCAGTTTTTCCTTCGAGGTTGACCAGTAGTAGTTATAACCACTGAAGAATGTAGAGGATGCTATATTTTTCACTTCGGCCTAAGTATATTATTTTCAAGTAATATGCCCATATTTTCTGAACcctaattttataaaatattagtaTTTCTGCGAAGGTTGTCAAGGTTGTACTAAGTAGCTCTTTCTTTCAGTTTGCAGGCTGAAATCATCGGTTAGCTTCCTTACTCGACCAGATCGACCAAATCTAGCTTATCATAAGCTGAAGGGCAGAAATCCAGGGATTATTTTCCTTCCAGGCTTTAATTCAAATATGAACGGTCAGAAAGCAATTGCCCTTGAGGATTTTTGCAACTCTCTAGGTCATGCCTTCATCAGGTACATTCAGAGTGTTATTctcaagaaaatgaaagaattaagTATCACTGGTTAGGAGAGGGGAGAAtgagtttaacagaaaaaaatatttaggggCTGAAATTAATTCTGATTAATCTCTTAGTAGTAAATGTAGACTTTTGCATTTGATTTGGAACATGGGCTGCGCTGCATATAAGCTTAGAAGTGTCTCTATTCCAGTGATAATGTGCATTTGGAATATAGACTTTCTGTCTGTTGAGAGACTGACGTAAATCAGGAAAATGTATTTGGAAAGTAATTTAGAAAACTGATAAAATTTCTGTAGTCTAGTCTAGTGCTATGCATTGTGTTAAGGCTGTAAGcacaaaaaatgaaagaggaaagaaaagcttttaaattttgGATTTAGGTCCTGGTATTCTAATTTTTGTAAATTATCGCTATTAGCATTCTCGTTAACTGCAAAACCTTATCACACTGTCCAgtggcttgtgtgtttttagatGATCACGTACATACTTGGTGAGATTCTTCTTTGATAGACTAGGTAGAATGTGAGTTTCATAAATATTCATAATTGGGTACAGTATTTCAAAGAGAGGGAGTTATCCTGGTAAATTTGGCTATTTATACCTCACACTGTAAGAGAATACTGCATCACCTTGTTGCATATGTTGTATTTAAATCTCCTTTTGTGTGGTTTTTAATGCTGAAGATAAGCGGGACCAAGTAAGAAAATGGTCGGTGTGATATGTTGTCTTCTGTTTAATTTTGATTAAATGGTACCGTTTCGTTACATTCTGTGTAGTTGTGGACAGTACTCCAACTTTCATTTTGATGGTTACTTTTGCAGATTTGACTATACGGGATGTGGAAGTTCGAATGGTAACCTCGAGGAGTGCACAATTGGGAAATGGAGAAAGGATGTTCTGTCTATACTGGATGAACTTACAGACGGACCAcaggttgtattttatttttatgtatagaaCACTTTCCTCCCTCAGGATAGAACATTATATCCTCGAAAATGTGCTGCAAAAGCTCTGGTAAACAATAGCTTCAATTTACAGTCTCTGTTCTCTTAACAACTTGCACTCACTTTCAAGATGATTCATTTGAAGTAAGTCAGATTCCTAGGATGTCTTTCGCACACACGTAGATCATAGAACCATAGAAACGTGGGTTGGCAGGACCACCTGGAGGTCTGTTGGTTGGGCCCTTGCCTAGGACAGGACTGTCACTGCAGTGGGTCGGGTCAGCCCAGGCTTTGTCCCGAGGAGTCTTGAAGGGTGAAGTTTTCACCTGACCTCTCTGGGCACTCTGTTCGAGTGCTGTGCTGCCTTCCTagagaaaaagcttttccctGATATCTAAATGGTAATGCCCAGATGCTGATGCATTGACTCATTAGAGTGACTTACCGTAACGTTAAACGTTAAGATATTGTATATGGTGAAATAACTAACAAAATGGTCAGCAGAAGCAGCATTTGGTTTCTTCTTTAACTTTGGAAGTGAATGTAGAAGCTCATTCAAATACTGTGAGGAGCTTGAGAACTGCTCCAACCTGGAAATACCTCAGTATTTTGTTAAAACCTTTTTGTATTATAAATTGCTTTTGTTGGTCCCTGTCACTGCACTGAGCCTTTATGATGTGCGTTTATTTTAAGCAGGAAGCATAAAATATTCATGCAGTACTGAATTGTTTCACCTCTCGTTTTGTTTACAGTGTTTCAATCCCAGTCAGCAATAACCAGCCAtgccaaacaaaaaaagaataataaaatgccAGATCCTGTGGTGCTTACTCAGGCAAAATTTCTACTGGAGATGACAGCAGTTCTGCCTGGGTAAGGACAGCAGGATTGTGCCCGAGGTTTAAATAGTTAAACAAGacgaaagctgattttttttttttttggtgaaagaaaaaaagaagatatttcctgtaaaataacatcttatttcctctcttttaagATTCTGGTGGGCTCCAGCTTAGGGGGATGGCTGATGCTTCATGCCGCAATGGCACGTCCAGATAAAGTAGCTGCTCTAGTTGGAGTCGGTGTAGCAGCGGATCATCTTGTAAGAACCTTTAACAGGCTTCCCATTGAGGTAAATGCTCATGATTGGCTTTTGTGCAAGCTCAAATCTATCAGACGTTTAAGGCAGTGTTGTCCAAACACTGGTACTTGGCCTGCACATCTTCTGGTAGTTTTTCTGCGTGTGTGGTGGAGGTAAACTGAAAACTTACATTAATTAAAAACCTGCAAAATTCTGTGCTTCTGCTGTGAAGTTAGTGTGAATGCTGCCTAGAATGTGTTTATATTACTGTGGCATATAGGACACGGAGTTAGAGACCCCTGTTATTCAGCAGTCCATTAGATTCCAGTGTTAAAGATCTTACACTTGCGTCCAAATTGGATTGAATCTATTCAGCTTATTGGATATAAGGTGAATAGGACTGTGCTTTCAAGGATGAAGAAGTAGCTGTTAAAGTAATTGAGGTGATATTGGATGAGATAATTCCGACACAGCTTGTGTGTAGAAAGGGAATTCTTCAGATTAGTGTGTTTATGAAGAATCTACATGATCTAGATAGCAGAAAGTCTTTCTCCAAGTTGCCTACTTAATGGTGATAATGTTCAGTCTTCAGAAAAGTAAACTGGGCGTAATAACGTGACAAAGAAATAACTCATACTGtagaataattaaaatattttcttctttcttttttttttttttttttgaagatgcttTAAAGATATTCTAGCATCATTACCTAAGGCTTTATTTGTAGTTGAGTTTAAGCTTTACTGATCATGAGTAAGCTTGATTTTGACATCTCTTTATGGCTTACTTATTTTATTAGGTTGAAACAAAGAGGGTGTTACATCATGTCACGTAAGGAAAGAGTTCTTATCCTTCAtgctgagtttttgttttgtttttttttcaaaatagggaAAATTGTGAAGAACGACAgtgttgattttttaaaagatacttaTTGTGGTCACAAGAGGAAGCATAAAGGGTTGTTTGAAGTTAAATGAGACAACGATCACTGGTGATTAGAAAGAACGTACAAACAAAACTAAGCATGTCTTCAGTAGATGTTACTATTCTTGTATGTACCAGTCATGTTAGCGTTATGCTGAGATAAGCTTAATCTATTTGTCACGACATATTTTGCGCTGTGTTTAGTAGAGGAAATGGAAGATGAAAACCAGATAGAAAATATTGACTTGACTtgatcaaaaattattttccttaaacTCTAAGGGTATACAGATTTGTCTTCAGAGTCAGGAAATACGATATTTAAACATAGCTATCATGACGGAACCGGAAAAGGTTCATGACTGGAAAATTCCTGTTTCCTAGGAGTCTCCTTGATTGAGGTTCAGTGAATTGATTGAAGCCAGAAAGACCCGCTGTTCATTGTGGCtgtatgtctttttctttccgATAGATTCTGGCTGAGAAGCTTAATTTAACCGGGGAATATTAACTAGATTAATTGCAGGCGAGAGGTGCAGCATAGCTTTTGTGTTGTGGTAGGGGTTTTGCCTTTTCAGATGCTGTAAGGCAAACAGGAATATACCTTCTCTGCTAATAGGACTAGACAAAGTGGAATTTAAAAAGTCTACGGAGGTTTTAGTGCGTTTAGAGCAGAAATGAGAAGTTGGGGCACCCTAAAGAATTCGTAACGTCTTTCTTGtgtgttctttgctttttttttttttttatagacccaaaaagaaatagaagaaaaaggtgAATGGAAATTGCCAACAAAGCATAGTGAGGAAGGCTATTACTCTCTGACATATGACTTCATTAGAGAAGCAGAAAACCACTGTGTGTTGAATAGTCCTATTCCTGTAACATGTCCCATAAGACTTATTCATGGCATGAAGGATGATGACGTCCCTTGGCAAATCTCTATGCAAGTTGCTGATCGTGTTCTGAGCAAAGATGTGGATGTTATCCTCCGCAAAGTTGGCCAACATCGTATGAGTGAGAAGGAAGATACGAAACTTCTTGTGAATACTGTTGATGATTTAATCGACAAGCTGACAACACTAGCATGAGCTGTATGGTAGCATAATTGCATGAACTCTGCACCTGACTCTTTTCCATGAGTAGTGGAAACCCTGTTCTTAAAAAAACTCCTGCCAGGGTTGTGACTATCACAGTAAGAATAGGAGCTTTAACTACTGTTTCCTTATATCTGTTTTGTaaacacagatatttttattaatgctgtATTTGCACAGATAGTTCAAAATGTGAAGAGAGTGCTGCTGTTTGTTTCAAAATCTCTCCTTCACCACTTATACCTTTTTTTAGCACGAGCTTCCTACACTGTTTTGTACCGAAACGCGCTTACCTTTCTTATTTCGTGCCAGTGGTTCATTTTATTACTACTTGGCCTGTACAATACAActtaatttctcatttctttgacACCTTTGTAGAATTGTGCTTTATGCTCTAGCATTCTTGTTTTATGTCTGAAACCTTTCTGTGCAAGCCAAAATACAACATAAGTGTTTAGCAAAGTTATTGTCATTAGAAACAGAGTAAGTAAACATGAAGTGTAATAAACTGATTTCAAATCAAATGATGATATTTTCCTTAAATAGTGTTAAAATTGTAAAACAAAAGGCATGTAAAGCCCTGATGGTGCgcttggaggaaggaaggaagaagttaCTTTGGATTTGTTTAGAGTAGATCAAGACTAAGTTTTACAGACATAAATACCCATAGGCCTGTTGTGGGGCTGCCACATATATGAGAATCGCGTTATTGCTGTCTTAAGAGCCTAAGAAAGCAGTGCCTCGAAGTGTGAGTCGATTTCTCTTATCTATACTTATAAGTAGGATTGAtatcctcttctccaggctacctTTGTGTAACATTTGATTTGTGAGACTACTTATTAAGGGAATAATATATAATCTTTGTATAAAGCAAACTGAAATTAGATCAATATTGTGGCCCATTTCTATAGTAATTGCTTAAAAGTAAGGAGTATGAGATCATAGGGCCTCACTGCCTCCCTTCTATGTGTGGATTATCAGGAGTAGTGTCTTTTGGAGTTAACTTGAGGTGCACAATTGCAAACAGGAACAACTTTTAGCTGAAACTTAAAGGTAATAGTTGGATAGTTCTTGTAACATGGATCACTTAGAATTTTAATAGTCTGTGGATTTAATGGGACTGTCACCTGTCCTTTATTCAAAAGTAAGGTGTCATTCATACCTTTGGAATAGAGAACAGAACTTAGATGAGAGGTTGGAATTAGTTCAGTTTGCCTTAATGTGAAACCTCAGTCAGAAACATTTAGTAATTTCTGGCTTTGCAGTTTTAAATAGAAAGTGGCATTGCTATTGATACCTAGAAAACTAAGGCTTCTAGGGGCAAGATATTTCTATAGGAGCTATCTTTTTAGTGTTAGCGTCCTCAGTAGAAGTTCATTGTGCAGAGCTTTGCTGAAGTACTGatttaataaaatgagaaaaattacaaaaaaataaattttgatgaCTTCTTTGGAAGTAGGGTTTTATTTAGGCTTCGACACTACAAAAACCAAGAAGCTGTGATGTGAAACTTCTGGATCCTGGTATGAGGCTAAAAGAGACCGCTCTAGTTCAAAAGGAAGCTACAGTAAGGTTATAGTATAGATGTGACCCTTCTAATTTGAGTGGACTACTTTGCTGATTCAATTCATTTAGCTCAGGAATATCTGTCTTAGGAATTACATCATTCCATGGAATGTTGTTTCCAAGTACTTCTGGTTTCTGAA from Struthio camelus isolate bStrCam1 chromosome 1, bStrCam1.hap1, whole genome shotgun sequence carries:
- the ABHD10 gene encoding palmitoyl-protein thioesterase ABHD10, mitochondrial — protein: MTAAAGAVRGLLRGGGGVAAAGCLGRGGRHVSDPLLPLQAALGLAVCRLKSSVSFLTRPDRPNLAYHKLKGRNPGIIFLPGFNSNMNGQKAIALEDFCNSLGHAFIRFDYTGCGSSNGNLEECTIGKWRKDVLSILDELTDGPQILVGSSLGGWLMLHAAMARPDKVAALVGVGVAADHLVRTFNRLPIETQKEIEEKGEWKLPTKHSEEGYYSLTYDFIREAENHCVLNSPIPVTCPIRLIHGMKDDDVPWQISMQVADRVLSKDVDVILRKVGQHRMSEKEDTKLLVNTVDDLIDKLTTLA